Proteins from a genomic interval of Desulfurobacterium sp. TC5-1:
- the hmdC gene encoding 5,10-methenyltetrahydromethanopterin hydrogenase cofactor biosynthesis protein HmdC, which translates to MEEVIEKVLSGDLESKYELMEKGKQNPSALLRALKGLSEEELICLGSSYKEFPFGCDLNEVLVDVVSLKQSLTEIKGGFRLVDRLGFPVHVCSYAVADIAEREGMTPFELMKDLRSLTDMPVDVDHFGKYGPMRYPEEIVKCPADCYRSGKPFNGCPRGRIHKRLENKEKAFSYEKDLWPSVVQSISVSLMAFQKNTSHAAPPEETLSVIEFAKKHGKGVGAIICVGDGEEELARGIKACVDYKIDEVVIEGGPYNCAGNRVRAFGEAVVMARILSPGKIVATNGQYEDELRFGLKCGLNSVISGFPGNHHAYMSGYMPGEATVTKFGLPKVVEVMAEEVTASPFPVPADRGTTEIIAKSAKFLGLDSIYPFGKIGDIFIGDAHWFLLLTSPLSAKLKLKYSLKALVEELKRRNIKKLGLIGGRFIAWGIAKAVAPFVEEIRISDRDKAVETVTVAHLDKNLPVKIIGCNGDDDTCINNSQVSVVCSFIPSLIRKFRGLDNVITLED; encoded by the coding sequence GTGGAAGAAGTTATTGAAAAAGTGCTTTCTGGTGATTTGGAAAGTAAGTATGAATTAATGGAAAAAGGGAAACAGAATCCTTCTGCATTACTTAGAGCTTTAAAGGGACTTTCTGAAGAAGAGCTAATTTGCCTTGGTTCTTCTTACAAAGAGTTTCCGTTTGGGTGTGACTTGAATGAAGTTCTTGTTGATGTTGTAAGTTTGAAGCAAAGTCTCACAGAGATTAAAGGTGGTTTCCGCCTTGTTGATAGATTAGGATTTCCGGTTCATGTTTGTTCGTATGCTGTTGCAGATATAGCTGAAAGAGAAGGAATGACACCTTTTGAATTGATGAAAGATCTTCGCAGTCTTACAGATATGCCTGTGGATGTTGACCATTTCGGTAAATACGGGCCTATGAGGTATCCTGAAGAGATAGTTAAATGTCCTGCCGATTGTTATAGAAGTGGTAAACCTTTTAACGGTTGTCCTCGCGGAAGGATTCATAAGAGGCTTGAAAATAAGGAGAAAGCATTTTCTTACGAAAAAGATTTGTGGCCAAGCGTTGTTCAATCAATAAGCGTTAGTCTAATGGCTTTTCAAAAAAACACCTCTCATGCAGCGCCGCCTGAAGAAACTCTATCTGTTATAGAATTTGCGAAAAAGCACGGTAAAGGTGTTGGTGCAATTATCTGTGTTGGAGATGGTGAGGAAGAACTTGCAAGGGGTATTAAAGCTTGTGTAGATTATAAAATAGATGAGGTGGTTATAGAGGGTGGCCCTTATAACTGTGCTGGAAATAGAGTAAGAGCTTTTGGCGAAGCTGTTGTGATGGCAAGGATTCTTTCGCCAGGAAAAATTGTTGCGACGAATGGACAGTATGAAGATGAGTTGAGATTTGGTCTAAAGTGTGGATTAAACAGTGTTATAAGTGGTTTTCCCGGTAATCACCACGCATACATGTCAGGTTACATGCCTGGTGAAGCTACAGTAACAAAATTTGGACTTCCAAAAGTAGTAGAAGTTATGGCTGAAGAGGTTACGGCTTCACCTTTTCCAGTTCCGGCTGATAGAGGTACGACGGAAATAATAGCCAAGTCGGCAAAGTTTTTAGGATTGGATTCTATATATCCTTTTGGCAAGATCGGAGATATCTTTATAGGGGATGCTCACTGGTTTCTCCTTCTGACTTCTCCACTCAGTGCTAAGTTAAAGTTGAAATACAGCCTTAAAGCTCTTGTGGAGGAGCTAAAACGGAGAAACATTAAAAAGCTTGGTTTAATAGGTGGTAGGTTTATCGCCTGGGGAATCGCAAAAGCTGTTGCTCCCTTTGTTGAAGAGATAAGGATTAGTGATAGGGATAAAGCTGTTGAAACTGTTACGGTTGCTCATCTTGATAAAAATCTTCCAGTAAAGATAATTGGTTGCAACGGTGATGATGATACATGTATAAATAATTCGCAAGTTAGTGTTGTTTGCTCTTTTATCCCTTCGCTTATAAGGAAATTCCGCGGTTTAGATAATGTTATAACACTTGAAGATTGA
- a CDS encoding ThiF family adenylyltransferase, producing MDRVTILEEKLVPYGKLVLLGAGRLGVRVFERLVMTHRGGFSKITVFDGGTIEENDYYHILKGALPKENKASFLKRRFLTPDTRYKEIEAFPFDFSESNIDCLEDASVVVSTIAGGDTIPLVATVGKFCIEKGIPFITTNGVFGFGDEEVGTFISLASVERGPALFLKEYDFPASSPLTAFIGTGILIKDGLPISPIILDRVADAIAIQVLKFHQRRKCGRSY from the coding sequence ATGGATAGAGTTACTATTTTAGAAGAAAAACTCGTTCCTTACGGCAAACTTGTTCTTCTTGGAGCCGGGAGGCTTGGAGTTAGAGTTTTTGAAAGGCTTGTTATGACTCATAGAGGTGGATTTTCGAAGATTACCGTTTTTGATGGAGGAACAATAGAAGAGAATGACTACTATCATATTCTAAAAGGAGCACTTCCAAAAGAAAACAAAGCTTCTTTTTTGAAAAGACGCTTTCTTACGCCTGATACCCGCTATAAAGAGATAGAGGCTTTTCCCTTTGATTTTTCTGAAAGTAATATCGACTGTCTGGAAGATGCATCAGTTGTCGTATCTACAATAGCAGGAGGGGATACCATTCCGCTTGTAGCTACAGTTGGAAAATTTTGTATTGAGAAAGGAATTCCTTTTATTACCACTAACGGTGTATTTGGTTTTGGTGATGAAGAGGTGGGAACCTTTATTTCTCTTGCTTCAGTTGAAAGGGGGCCTGCACTGTTTTTAAAAGAGTACGATTTTCCAGCTTCTTCCCCGTTAACTGCGTTTATTGGCACAGGAATTTTGATAAAAGATGGCTTACCCATTTCCCCCATTATCCTTGATAGAGTTGCAGATGCAATAGCAATTCAAGTTTTAAAATTTCATCAAAGGAGGAAATGTGGAAGAAGTTATTGA
- a CDS encoding FeGP cofactor biosynthesis protein HcgF family protein, with protein MSVSRTLTFASIECFTHCEIGMGVHKLSAPYVKNKLPISVSAVMFLPSVYSIEEILGVMLPPPRAHVNGIKVYDEVENVNVTLILSRVIKEKLGVNISVASSAGNGRGVVCLRFNKEIFIIRTTNKVEGFPFASVEKILKRKEEAVNKTLLLLKSLIKGGEIPDFVEVVKNG; from the coding sequence ATGTCGGTTTCCCGTACTCTGACTTTTGCCTCGATTGAGTGTTTTACCCATTGTGAAATTGGTATGGGTGTTCATAAACTTTCTGCTCCTTATGTTAAGAACAAATTACCAATTTCCGTTTCCGCCGTTATGTTTCTGCCTTCCGTCTATTCTATAGAAGAAATTTTGGGAGTGATGCTTCCCCCGCCTCGTGCTCACGTCAATGGAATAAAGGTCTATGATGAAGTGGAAAATGTAAACGTAACACTTATTCTTTCCAGGGTTATAAAAGAAAAATTGGGCGTAAACATCTCTGTTGCTTCAAGTGCTGGAAATGGAAGAGGTGTAGTGTGTTTGCGCTTTAATAAGGAAATTTTTATAATTAGAACAACGAATAAAGTTGAAGGTTTCCCTTTTGCAAGTGTTGAGAAAATTTTGAAGAGAAAGGAGGAAGCAGTTAATAAAACTCTTCTTCTTTTGAAATCTCTTATTAAAGGTGGAGAAATTCCTGACTTTGTAGAGGTAGTAAAGAATGGATAG
- a CDS encoding Nif3-like dinuclear metal center hexameric protein, translating to MNWQNFEKIVREIVPESYAVAGDFYGWVADFRPGKVEHVAVVVDVPHDFDFSKFDVVVAHHKPSFNPNFPVFVVHTPLDRIDWGCNYALGNILGLENLSFFDDNRFGMYGMIEISPELFLEKVMKVLNLKKVFYHLPEKIEKVAVFSGCGFNFSDFIQNLFKFNIDIAVSGDLVHHTACRLRAAKMGFIDASHYKTEIPGMVEFANRLKDFVDTEFVDVGFPYSDFCLD from the coding sequence TTGAACTGGCAAAATTTTGAAAAGATTGTAAGAGAAATTGTTCCTGAGTCTTACGCTGTTGCCGGGGATTTTTACGGATGGGTTGCTGATTTTAGACCTGGAAAAGTAGAACATGTAGCTGTTGTTGTTGATGTTCCACATGATTTTGACTTTTCTAAATTTGATGTTGTTGTTGCTCACCACAAACCCTCTTTTAATCCTAATTTTCCCGTTTTTGTTGTTCATACGCCTCTTGACCGAATAGATTGGGGATGTAATTACGCGCTTGGGAATATTTTAGGTTTGGAAAACCTTTCTTTTTTTGATGATAATCGTTTTGGAATGTATGGGATGATAGAGATATCGCCAGAGCTATTTTTAGAGAAGGTTATGAAGGTTCTTAATTTAAAGAAAGTTTTTTATCATCTTCCTGAGAAGATAGAGAAAGTCGCTGTGTTCAGCGGATGTGGTTTTAACTTTTCTGATTTTATTCAGAATCTTTTCAAGTTTAATATTGATATTGCTGTTTCCGGTGATCTTGTCCATCATACGGCTTGCAGATTAAGAGCGGCCAAGATGGGTTTTATAGATGCTTCTCACTACAAAACTGAAATTCCCGGAATGGTAGAATTTGCTAACCGCCTAAAAGATTTTGTTGATACGGAGTTTGTTGATGTCGGTTTCCCGTACTCTGACTTTTGCCTCGATTGA
- a CDS encoding FeGP cofactor biosynthesis guanylyltransferase HcgB family protein, with translation MWRKSRSLFKKAFEESLNGIRKGDKPEETEALKKLLLDGKFGVVTDNHKKFSIFKNTLGMFGVKNVIQICVPTDIFDLEQMPSLSKALSGRYFGECDFYIARGRLGLPGSGALTILIDVYGNVISAVTSPPHHIHGLSLETALFFDVFRLLKRLGMVPVHKGITNRTRTVYSSFTVLDVAKKIAKKKAEVLKEFKGDSLLVIGGYLDGIFIAEYLKNNFREIFLYDKEKSVMALSPFNKPEREEFDVIIDLTGFGGIDVSRGQAGKFKGKVIISEEPSGLEVLETEKKPDFFLKMDYRGKTSGTMTLTIHTVRKISVEIEKFNDVLYAVPNLFFAESLLFNAKSSRGFLDVMEIPAVTASVKNGGNFKADYFEDVLNGILQEMKFELAKF, from the coding sequence ATGTGGAGAAAAAGCCGCTCTCTGTTTAAAAAAGCTTTTGAAGAATCCCTTAACGGTATCCGAAAAGGTGACAAACCTGAAGAGACAGAAGCTCTGAAAAAGCTTTTACTTGATGGTAAGTTTGGGGTTGTAACGGACAATCATAAAAAGTTTTCAATTTTCAAAAATACTCTTGGTATGTTTGGTGTTAAAAATGTTATTCAGATTTGTGTTCCTACCGACATTTTTGATTTGGAGCAGATGCCTTCACTGTCCAAAGCACTATCAGGGCGTTACTTTGGGGAGTGTGATTTTTACATTGCCAGAGGAAGGCTTGGACTTCCTGGGAGCGGGGCGTTGACGATTTTGATTGATGTTTATGGAAATGTTATATCGGCTGTAACCTCGCCCCCTCATCACATTCATGGCTTATCTTTGGAAACGGCACTTTTCTTTGATGTTTTTAGACTTTTGAAAAGACTTGGCATGGTTCCTGTTCACAAAGGTATAACAAACAGGACACGAACGGTTTATTCATCTTTCACTGTTTTGGATGTTGCCAAAAAAATAGCTAAAAAAAAGGCGGAAGTGCTTAAAGAGTTCAAAGGTGATTCACTCCTTGTAATTGGTGGTTATCTTGATGGAATATTTATTGCTGAATATTTGAAAAATAATTTTAGAGAAATTTTCCTGTATGATAAAGAAAAAAGTGTTATGGCTCTTTCTCCTTTCAATAAGCCTGAAAGGGAAGAGTTTGACGTTATTATTGACCTTACAGGTTTTGGGGGGATTGATGTTAGTCGGGGTCAGGCAGGGAAATTCAAAGGAAAAGTTATTATTTCAGAGGAACCTTCTGGACTTGAGGTTCTTGAAACAGAAAAGAAGCCGGACTTTTTCCTTAAAATGGATTACAGGGGAAAGACATCAGGAACTATGACCTTAACGATTCATACAGTAAGAAAAATTTCTGTTGAGATAGAAAAGTTTAATGATGTTCTTTACGCCGTGCCTAATCTCTTTTTTGCTGAGTCGTTGTTGTTTAATGCAAAAAGTAGTCGTGGTTTTCTTGATGTGATGGAGATTCCGGCGGTTACCGCTTCAGTAAAAAACGGAGGAAACTTTAAGGCTGACTATTTTGAGGACGTTTTAAATGGGATTTTACAGGAGATGAAATTTGAACTGGCAAAATTTTGA
- the hmdB gene encoding 5,10-methenyltetrahydromethanopterin hydrogenase cofactor biosynthesis protein HmdB, protein MVEITSTIHISNYCSFKRKCAYCGFAVGTSVEGYFYLTSKKREEIKRAALFIERNGIKRVSLSAGYGNFQKVLSALEIVKENTSLRVLINIGGDLDTEKIKLLKGAGVDTICCNLETMNPRLFKKLKPDDSLEKRMKVCYQVKEQGVELSSGILVGIGESEEDREKHIEFLKELEVEEVPVMGFRPYKNTPMEKNPPASLSLQLDVIKRVKEHINSLRRLTVPFPTILMKGLIPAIRAGATNIATVIPAGYPLVVKGVGSPVVGVLEEILPLLEKHGIKTNVEKKPLSV, encoded by the coding sequence GCGGATTTGCGGTGGGCACTTCTGTTGAAGGGTATTTCTATCTTACAAGTAAGAAGAGAGAAGAGATAAAGAGGGCGGCACTTTTTATAGAAAGGAATGGAATAAAGAGGGTGAGTCTTTCTGCTGGGTATGGAAATTTTCAAAAAGTTCTGTCCGCTCTTGAGATTGTAAAAGAAAATACATCTTTAAGGGTTTTGATAAATATTGGTGGTGATTTAGATACTGAGAAGATAAAGTTATTGAAAGGTGCAGGTGTTGATACGATATGTTGTAATCTCGAAACCATGAATCCCAGACTTTTTAAAAAGCTAAAGCCAGATGACTCTCTTGAAAAACGAATGAAGGTTTGTTACCAGGTTAAAGAACAGGGTGTTGAACTTTCAAGTGGCATTCTTGTGGGTATTGGTGAATCTGAAGAAGATAGAGAGAAGCATATTGAATTTTTAAAAGAATTGGAAGTAGAAGAAGTTCCAGTTATGGGATTTAGACCTTATAAAAATACGCCAATGGAAAAGAATCCCCCTGCGTCTTTATCGTTACAGTTAGACGTTATAAAAAGGGTAAAAGAGCATATAAATAGCCTGAGAAGGTTGACGGTTCCTTTTCCCACTATTTTAATGAAAGGACTTATTCCTGCGATTAGAGCTGGTGCTACGAACATTGCGACGGTTATTCCAGCAGGTTATCCTTTAGTTGTGAAAGGTGTTGGTTCACCTGTTGTGGGTGTCCTTGAAGAAATTCTACCACTCCTTGAAAAACACGGGATTAAAACAAATGTGGAGAAAAAGCCGCTCTCTGTTTAA